CGGCGCCGATGACCTGGGTGATCTTACCTGTGTTCTGGCTCATCTGACCTGCTCCTCCTGCGGCCTGTCGGCCATGCATATCTGAGTGATTTATAGCTTGTTCGTCTTAGCCCTTGATGGACTCGGCGCCGGAAATGATCTCCATCAGCTCCTTGGTGATGGCGGCCTGCCGTGCCCGGTTGTACTGCAGGGTCAGCTTGCCGATCATTTCCGAAGCGTTCTTGCTGGCGCTGTCCATGGCGGTCATCCGGGCACCGTGCTCGGCAGCCACCGACTCCAGCATCGCCTTGAAGATCTGCACTTCGATATTTTTGGGCAGGATCTCGTTCATCAATTCCTGCACCGACGGCTCGTAAATGTACTCAACCGGTGTCTCGTCCAAGGTCGGCGTTTCCGCCGCAGGAGGTATCACCGGCAGCAGTTGCTGGAAGGTGATGTCCTGGGACATGACGGTCTTGAAGGCGTTGTACAGGATGATGACCTGGTCGTACTGCCCTTCAAGATAGCCCTCGATCACCTCCTGCCCCAGCAGGGCGGCAGTCTGGTAATTGGGCTTGGAGATCAGGTTGGGATAGTTTTTGGCGACAGTGTGACGGTTCTTGAGGTACTCGTACCCCTTCCGCCCCAAGGTCATCACGGTGATCTGCTCGTAGGTCGCTTTGTGCTCACGGATGAACCGGTCGGCCGACTTGCAGAGGTTGGCGTTGAAGCCGCCGCACAGACCGCGGTCGGAGGTTACGACCAGCAGCAGCAGTTTCTTGGCTTCACGTACTTCCAGCAGCGGATGCTGATCCCCCTCGGCGCAACCGGCAAGGGACTGCAGAACCTCCTCAAGCTTGCGGGCATAGGGACGGGCAGCAATGATGCTTTCCTGCGCCCGGCGCAGCTTGGCCGCCGAAACCATTTTCATGGCCTTGGTGATCTGGCGGGTGTTCTTGACGGAACCGATCCGCTTTTTTATGGCTTTCAGGCTTGGCATGGTTCAGACCGTCCTTGTCCTAAGCGGTAAATTCCTTCTTGAACTGGTCAAGGGCGCTGACCAGCTTGGCCTTGACTCCGTCGTCGATCTGCTTCTTCTCGCGCAGTTCCGGCAGGACGTCGGCGGCACGGCTGTCCATGAATGCCAGCAGCTCCTGCTCGTAGCGCTTCAGGACCGAAACCGGATAGTCATCCACATAGCCGTTGTTGGCGGCAAAGATGATCAGAACCTGCTTCTCGAATGATTGCGGACGGTACTGGGGCTGCTTGAGAATCTCCACCAGGCGCTCGCCACGGGCCAGCTGCATCTGGGTCGCCTTATCCAGGTCGGAACCGAACTGGGCAAAGGCAGCCATTTCGCGATACTGGGCCAAGTTGAGACGCAGGGTACCGGCAACCTGCTTCATCGCCTTGGTCTGGGCGGAACCACCGACCCGGGACACGGAGATACCGACGTTGATGGCCGGACGGACACCGGAGTAGAACAGGTCGGACTCCAGGAAGATCTGACCGTCGGTGATGGAGATGACGTTGGTCGGAATGTAGGCGGACACGTCGCCGGCCTGGGTCTCAATGATCGGCAGTGCGGTCAGGGAGCCGGCACCGACATCGTCGGACAGCTTGGCGGCACGCTCCAGCAAGCGGCTGTGCAGATAGAAAACGTCGCCCGGATAGGCTTCACGTCCCGGCGGACGGCGGAGCAGAAGCGAAAGCTGACGATAGGCAACGGCCTGCTTGGAAAGGTCGTCATAGATGATCAGGGCATGACGGGCGCTGTCGCGGAAGTACTCGCCCATGGTAACGCCGGCGTAGGGAGCGATGAACTGCAGCGGGGCAGATTCGGACGCGGTGGCGGCAACCACGATGGTGTAGTCCATGGCGCCGTTTTCCTGCAGCTTGGAAACCACCTGGGCGACCGTGGAACGCTTCTGGCCGATGGCGACATAGATACAGATGACGTCGCCGCCCTTCTGGTTAATGATGGTATCCATGGCAACGGCGGTCTTGCCGGTCTGACGGTCGCCGATGATCAGCTCCCGCTGGCCGCGCCCGATCGGAACCATGGCGTCGATCGCCTTCAGGCCGGTGGCCATCGGTTCATGAACCGACTTCCGCTTGACGATACCGGGAGCCTTGATCTCAACCTTGCGGTAGTGCTCGGTAACGATCGGACCCTTGCCGTCGATCGGCTCGCCGATGGCGTTCACCACGCGGCCCACCAGGGCCTCGCCCACCGGCACCTCCACAATCCTGCCGGTCCGCTTGACCGAGTCGCCCTCTTTGATCTCGATGTAATCACCGAGAACGGCGGCACCGACGTTGTCCTCTTCAAGGTTCAGCACCATGCCGGAAACGCCGCCGGGAAACTCCAGCAGCTCGCCGGCCATGGCGCCAGCCAGGCCGTGGATACGGGCAATACCGTCACCAATGGAGATAATGGTACCGGTTTCGGAGACTTCAACCTCCTTACCGTACTCTTTGATCTGCTTCCTGATGATCTCGCTGATTTCTTCGGCTCTCAGTTCCATAGAAGCACTTACCCCTTCTGTAGTATATCGTGAATCCGTGTTAATTGAGTCTTGACGCTGCAGTCATAGACGATATCGCCAATCTGGGCCACCACACCGCCAACCAGCGACTGGTCGACCGATACGTGGGGCACAACTTTTTTGCCGGTTTTCTGCTCAAGGGCAACCCTGATGGCCGCCACCTGCTCCTCATCCAGAGCAAAGGCCGTGGTAATCAGCGGGCGAAGCACGCCGGACTGCTCATCGGCCAGCTGTTCATAGGTTCCAACGATCTGGGCCAGACAGGCAATCCGGTTCTTGTCCACCAGCAACAGCAGAAAATTGGAAACCAGCTCGCAACACCCCAGCCGGGAAACCAGCTCCTTTACAACCTGCTTCTTCTGCTCGGCGGTAAAGGCCGGATTACCCAGCACAGCAGCAAGTTCAGCCGAACCGGCGATCAGTTCATTGACCACCTTCAGCTCACGGCTGAACTGTTCGACCAAACCATTCTCAGAGCCAAGCTGGACGAGCGCCTTGGCATAGCGTCTGGCAATTGCGTTCGAGATCACAGTTGTCCCACCTTCCCGAGATAATCCTGTACAAAGCGGTCATGATCAGCCTTCTGCACGGCACCGGACAACCTGCCAGCAGCCAGCTCAACCGCAAGCTGGGCAGCCTCGGCCCGCAGCGCAGCACGGGCCTTTACCACTTCCTGCTCAGCCGACTGGGCAGCCTGAGCAGCAATCTTGGCAGCAGCCTCACGCGCCTCGGCAACGATCCGCTGCTTTTCAGCCTCGGCATCCTGCAACATGGCGGCACGCAGCTGCTCAATTTCCTGATTGGCCTTATCGAGCTTACCAGTGTACTCCACCAGCTTGGCCTCCGCGGCATCACGCGCGGCACGCGCCTCCCGGAGATTCTTCTCGATTGCAGCCTGGCGCTCCGCCAGCGACCCCTTCAGGTTGGCCTTCTTCAGCGCCCAGACCACGATTCCCACCAGGATGACAAAGTTTACCACCCGCCAGATGAAGTCCTTGATCAGGGCCCCGGAATCGGCATGATGATCTCCGCCACCGGCGGCAAAGGCAACCGAAGCGAGCAGGAGCGGCGACAGGGCGACCAGCGCGGCGCAGAACTTCTGGATACGGCGACCATTCAGCATCAGCATGGGCTTACAGACTCCTCCCCAGAATTTTCTCGCAGATTTCGCCGGAAAGCGCATCCACCTGCTTGCGCAGCAGCTGCCGCGCCTCGTCGGACTCACGGGCAACCTTTTCACGAATGACATCAAGCGCGGTCGCAGCTTCCTTGCGCGCCTTTTCGATCAGCGAGGTCTCTTCGGCCTGCGCCTCCTTGACCAGCTCGGCTCGCCGTGCGGCAACCTCGGCCTTTGCGGCACGCAGGGCGGCCTCATACTGCTCGACCTTTTCCTGCACAAGCCGGTCAACCGACACGGCCCGCTCACGAGCCGACTCGATTTCCAGACGACGCTTTTCCAGCACGGCCCTGAGCGGCTTGTACAGCAACACATTCAGCACCAGCACCAGAATTCCAAAATTTATGATCTGAATAAAAAATGCGAGATCGAGATTGATCACGGCCTACCCCTTGTACTGCAGCCTGTTTGTATACTGTATCCCACAAAAAAGTGCCTGAAATTCACAGGCGTAAAACGCTGTGTAGCTACCACAAACGTATACGGACTGTCAACGAAAAAGTGTCAGCGCTGCAACAGGTCTACCACGCGAGTAAGGTCGTCGGCGGTGGCAAAATGGATCTCCAGCACACCTTTGCCACTGCCGCTGCGACGAATGGCGATCCGGGTTTGAAACTGCCGCTGCAGCTGCTCTTCAAGGGCCGTCATCAGCAGATCGGGCTGTCGTGCCGGCTTCGCGGGCGTGGTACGGCGCTGCTGCTTGAGACGGTTCACCAGCTCCTCGGTGGCTCGCACGCTCAACTGACGCTGCAGAATGTCGTGCCGCACCTTCTGGATCAATTCCTCACTGTCCAGCCCGAGCAGTGCCCGGGCATGCCCCATGCTGAGTCGCTCCTCGACGACATCTTGCTGGATCTGGACCGGCAGCTTCAATAACCGCAGAGCGTTGGTGACCGTGGTGCGGTTCTTGCCCACCCGCCGAGCCACTTCGTCCTGCGAGATACCGAACTGATCCACCAGTGAGCGGTAGGCCTGGGCTTCCTCGATGGCGTTGAGGTCCTCCCGCTGGATATTTTCGATCAGAGCCAGCTCCATGACCGTATCGTCGCTGGCCTCGCGGATCACCACCGGCACCTCGCGCAGCCCCGCCTTCTGGGAGGCCCGCCAGCGCCGTTCACCGGCAATGATCTCGTACTCGCCCCCCTTCTGTGTCACCACCAGCGGCTGAATAATTCCCTTTTCGCGAATGGAGGCCGCCAGCTCCTCCAGCTTTTCCGGGTCAAACTGCTTGCGGGGCTGATTGCGGTTGGGACGGATCAGTTCAATGGGACAAAGGAAATACTGCTTGTCGCCGCCGGCTTCAATCACCGGCAGCAACGCCGCCATCCCCTTGCCAAGGCCGGACTTCTTAAGCATGCTCTCCTCCCCGCCGGATCAGCTCCCGGGCCAACTGCAGATAGGATGCGGCACCGCGGGATGCAATATCGTAATAGATCACCGGCTTGCCATGACTCGGTGCTTCGGACAATCGAACGTTGCGCGGAATAACCGTTTCAAACACTTCGGCGGGGAAGTGGGCCCTGACTTCGTCCTCAACTTCCTTGGAAAGCCGGTTGCGGGCATCGAACATGGTGAGCAGGATACCCTCGATCTTCAGCAGTGGGTTCAGCCCGCGCTGCACCAGACGGATGGTCTGCAGTATCTGGGAAAGCCCTTCCATGGCGTAAAATTCGCACTGCAGGGGGATCAGGATACCGGCCGCCGCGGTCATGGCGTTGATGGTCAGCAGATTCAGCGAAGGAGGGCAGTCGATCAGCACGTACCGATAGCGGGCAAGCACGGGGGCAAGGGCGTACTTCAGGCGCTGCTCGCGGCCGCTTTCGGTGGCCAGTTCCAGCTCGGCACCGGCTAGGTCGGCCGTTGCCGGCAGCACGTGCAGAAAACGATGACCACTGTCCACAACCAGGGAGTCGGCGGAAACGTCGTTGATCAGCAGATCGTAGACCGACTGACGCAACCGGGTTTTGTCCACTCCCACGCCACTGGAGGCGTTTCCTTGCGGATCCATGTCAACGAGCAGGGTCGGGCATTCGGCAGCAGCCAATGCCGCAGCCAGATTAACGGCCGTGGTGGTTTTACCCACCCCCCCCTTCTGGTTGGCTATGCAGATGATTTTTGACATAAGGTGTTGTCAGACCTGTGGAATTCCAAAACGGAGCGTACCAGGACGCGGCAAGGTCGGAACGGTAGCATAAAGCAGGGGCCCTGCAAAGCACTTTTTAGGAACCGGCCGCGGCACTCCAGCATCGTCCGCAGCGCTCACGATACGCCTCGTCCGGCGGCGCCGCGAGCCGCAGGAGCGTGCCATCGCGCCGGCGCCACGAAAGCTCGGCACAGTGGAGCATCAGCCTGTTGCAGGGCGTACCGCCGTAGGTGGCATCTCCCACGATCGGCAGACCGTCGGCAGCGAGATGCACTCGAATCTGATGGGTACGGCCGGTATGCGGCAGCGCCTCGACCAGCGCAGTGCCCTCTTCGGTTGCCAGCAGCCGGAATTCGGTCCGGGCAGGCCGCCCCCCCGGCACGATCCCCCAGCGGGCGCTGGCCACCTTGCCGATGGGCCCCTCGGCTTGCCAGCACTCGGCGGGTGGGGCACCGGCAATCAGCGCCAGATACCGCTTGCCCATCTCGCCGCGCCTGAACAGCTCCGACAGCCAGGCAGCCTCCTGGCGGTGCTTGGGAAACAGCATCAGTCCAGAGGTGCCGCGATCCAGACGATGGACGATCCGCACCGGCTCACGGACACCCTGCCGGGCGAACTCCTCGGCCACCCAGTATTCAAGCGTACCTTTCAGCTGGTACGGCGTCCGCTGACTGGCTACCCCCGGCGGCTTGTTCACTGCCAGCAGATGCTTGTCCTGGTAGATGATCGCTTCGGGAGACAGCTCCAGCTCCTGGAAACGTCCCGGCTCCATCACCCCCACGGTCAGCAGATCGCCGCTTCTGACGCTGCGGGAGGCCACCCGCACCATGGCTCCGTTGAGTACGCAGCCCCCCCGGTCGATGATTCGGCGGGCCTCCCCTTTGCTGATGGCCGCCAGGAGCGCCAACACTTCATCCAGTCGGCGTCCTGCCTGCTCGTCCGTTGTCCGCAGCTCAATAATCATCGTTTGTATGTAGCACGACCGCCGCCTGCGTGGCAAACAAAGCTGTTGCCGGTTTGCGCCGCCATCTGCTAGGTTTCGGACATGTCCCGTTCGTCCCATAGCCTGCGCGGTCCCGTTGCCTTGAGCCACCTGTTGCTGCGCACCCTCGTCCCGCCCGCCGGCCGGGTCGTGGATGCAACCTGCGGCAACGGCAAGGATACGCTGCTGCTCGCCGAGTTGGTGGGGCCCCATGGCCATGTCTTTGCCTTCGACATCCAGCCGGCTGCCTGCGAACGGACCATGACGCGACTGCGGGAAGCAGAGCTGCACGAGCGCGTCACTGTCCACACTATCGGCCACGAGCGGATGGGCACCGTCGTGTCTGCACCGCTGGCGGCCGTTGTTTTCAACTTGGGCTGGCTGCCCGGCGGAGATCGAGCGGTGACCACCCGCCCCGAAACCACCTGTGCCGCTCTGGAGGCCAGTCTGAACCTGCTGCAGCCCGGTGGCTGCCTGCTGATCACCTGCTACCCCGGCCATGAAGGAGGCGACCGGGAAACTGCCGCCGTCTGCGCCTGGGCGGCAGCACTCTGCGCCGGGCGGTGGCATGTCTGGCGGATGGGCCAGATGAACGTTTCCGCAGCGGCTCCCTTCTGCGTCCTGATCCAACAAGGAAGGAGCGCCGATGTACCGTAATCTTCTCCCCTTCTTCATCGTGCTGCCTGCGGCGCTCTACAGCCTCCTCTCCCTCTGGTGCGGCTGGCGCTTCTTCCGCGGCCGTGCCGCCGGGGAGACGGATACCGAGAGGGCCGTCCAGCCGCCGGTTACGATCCTGAAGCCGGTCAAGGGGATGGACGAGGGCAGCTACGACAACTTTGCCTCCTTCTGCCGGCAGCACTATGGCGGGGCCGTGCAACTGCTCTTTGCCGTGGCCGCGGCGGACGACCCCGCGATTGCGGTGATCCATCGACTGCAACAGGACTTTCCGGACCGGGAAATCACCCTCACCGTCGACCCGACCATCCACGGCCCCAACCTGAAGATTTCCAACCTGATGAACGCCTTCCCCCGGGCTCGCCACGACCTGTTGATCATCTGCGACAGCGATATCCGGGTCGAGCCGACCTTTCTGACCTCGGTCACCGGCCATTTCCGCAATCCCCGGGTCGGCCTGGTCACGTCCCCCTACCGCACCCGTCACGTGCATGGCGCGGCAACCGTCCTCGAGTCCCTGGGATTCAGCACCGAGATGCTCCCCAACGTGACCGTGGCGCGCCAACTGGAAGGGCTTTCCTTTGCACTGGGTGCCGCCATGACCTTCCGGCGGGAGGCGCTGGAAACCATCGGGGGCCTGCCGGCACTGGTGAACTACCTGGCCGACGACTACCAACTGGGCAACAAGATTCGCCGTGCCGGCTGGGAGCTGGTCCTCGACCGCCAGTTCGTCGAAAGCATGATCCGCAGCGAATCCCTGGGCTCCATCCTTTCCCGGCAACTGCGCTGGGCCCGCACCATGCGGGTCAGCCGGCCGGGAGGGTACCTGGCCTCCGGCATCACGCTTCCCGGCCTGGCAGTGGTTGCCGCTCTGGCGGCCGCCCCCCCTCTCACCTCCCTGTCGGCACTCCTGCTGCTTTATGCAATCCGGCTGACCGTCGCCACTGTTTTCAGCCGCAGCCTGGTGCAGGATCGCCTGCTACCGGCCTGGTGCTGGCTGCTGCCGCTCCGCGACCTGCTGGCCACGGCAACCTGGCTGGGCTCCTTCCTCGGCAACCGGGTGCAGTGGCGTGGTCATCACTTCCGCATCTTGCCCGGCGGCAGGCTGGAAACCATCAAACAATAGTTTGGCATTAACGCTTTACAGCTCATCCGCGCGGGATTATAGTATTTAGTCCATTATTTTCGGAGCCACGAAACGTGACGGGTTACTATCTACGCATACTGGGCCGTACCGGCTTGGCCGGCCTGACATCTCTGGGCCGCATGGGCAGCTTTCTCGGCGCTGCCACCTACTCGCTGGTGCGCCACCCCGGCCGGCCGGTGCATGTCCTGAAGCAGATCCGTTTCATCGGGGCAAAATCGCTGTTCGTGATCGTGCTGACCGCCGCCTTCACCGGCATGGTGCTGGGCCTGCAGGGCTACTACACCCTGGCGAAATTCGGCTCGGAAGGGCTGCTGGGGGCTGCCGTTTCCCTCTCGCTGATTCGCGAGTTGGGCCCCGTGTTGACGGCCCTGATGGTGACCGGACGCGCAGGCTCCGCCATTACCGCCGAAATTGGCATCATGCGGATCAGTGAGCAGATTGATGCCCTGGAAACCATGGCGCTTGACCCGTTCAAGTATTTGATTTCGCCCAAATTCATCGCCGCCATGCTCTCGCTGCCGCTGCTCTGCGCCATCTTCGACCTGGTGGGCATTTACGGCGGCTGGCTGGTGGGCGTCAAGTTGCTGGGCGTCAATCCCGGCGCCTATTTTACGGAAATGTACCGCGCCGTCGAGTGGAAGGATGTCTACTCCGGCTTCATCAAGTCGTTCTGCTTCGGCATCATCATCGCCTGGGTCGGCTGCTACAAGGGCTACTACGCCGGCCGCGGCGCGGAAGGGGTCTCCCGCGCCACCACCGAGGCCGTCGTGCTTACCTCGGTTCTGGTACTGGTCTGGGACTACTTTCTCACCTCGGTGCTGCTATGATCCGCCTGGTTGACGTTCACAAATCCTTTGGTTCCCAGCAGGTCCTGCAGGGACTCACCCTGACCGTTCCCCGGGGAGCGATCACCGCCATCATCGGCCCCAGCGGCGAGGGGAAAAGCGTTACGCTCAAGCAGATGATCGGCTTGCAGCAGCCGGATCGCGGCGATGTACAGATCGAGGGACGCAGCATCATCGGCCTGCAGCGCGCGGAGCTGAATACGGTCCGCGAAAAATTCGCCATGGTCTTTCAGAACTCGGCCCTCTTCGACTCCATGACTGTTTACGAAAACGTGGCCTTTCCTCTGGAGGAAAAAACCAACCTGTCGAAAGACGTCATTGCCGAACGGGTCAGGAATGCCCTTCTGGATGTCGGCCTGCGCAACGTGGACCACAAATATCCCGATGAGTTGTCCGGCGGCATGAAAAAACGGGTGGGCCTGGCCCGCGCCCTGCTGCTCAACCCGGAGATCGTACTGTTCGACGAACCGACCACCGGCCTTGACCCGGTGATTCGCCGGGCGATCCACCAGCTCATCCAGGAGACCCAGGCAAAATTCGGCTTTACCGCCGTGCTGGTCTCCCACGACATTCCGGACATTTTCGAGGTGGCCCACTACGTGGCCATGCTCTACCGGGGCACCATCCTGCAGTTCGGTACCCCCGACGAAATCAGGGCATCGGACAACCCGGTGGTCCGTCAGTTCATCAGCGGCAGCCTTGACGGCCCCATCAATATTGGAGTGGCATAACCATGAACACGACGAAACTCGAACTTACCGTCGGTCTTTTCATGCTGGTCGGCATCCTCTGCCTGGTCTATATTTCGGTCAAGCTGGGCAAGATGGAACTGATCGGGGGGAACTATTACCGGGTGGTGGCCCAATTCGACTCCGCCTCGGGGCTGAAGAACGGTGCCCGGGTCGAGGTTGCCGGCGTCGAAGTGGGCAGCGTGGCCAACATAGCCCTTGACCGCGAAACCGGCGACCGCGCCGAAGTGACCCTCAAAATCAGGGACGGCGTCAAACTGGGCGACGACGTCATCGCCTCGGTGCGCACCAGCGGCATCATCGGCGACAAATTCATCAAGCTCAAGCCGGGCGGGTCCGACCGCCTGCTCAAGGATGGCAGCAAGATCCGCGAGACCGAATCGGCCATCGATATCGAGGAACTGGTCAGCAAGTTTATTCACGGCAAGGTTGATTAGGAGGCAAAGCGATGAACGGACGCATCCGCCCGCTGGCACTCGCACTGGCATGTACCGCCTGCATACTGACCGCCGTCGGCACGGCAGGGGCCGGCAGCCCGTCGCAAGCCACGCTGGTGCTCGACCTGAACGAATGTATCCGCACCGCCCTGCAGGCCGCCCCCGAACTGGGAGAGGCGGAAGCGGACATCCGCCTTACCAGCAGCAAGCTGAAGGAAGCCCAATCCTACCGCTACCCCCAGATCGAGGTACTGTCGCTGTTCGGCCCCGCCCCTTCGGCACGGCGCAGTGATATCGAACCGACCGTCAAGACCGACATCGCCTTCAGCGTCAAGAACCTGACCTGGTTCACCAGCGCCGACTTGCTGGTCACCCAGCCCCTGTGGACCTTCGGCAAGATCAGCGAAAACATGAAGGCCGCCACCCACGGCATTGAAGTGGACAAGGCCAAGAAACAGCAGAAGGCCAACGAAGTGACCCTTGAGGTCAAGAAGTACTACTATGGCGTGCTGCTGGCCCGTGAACTGCAGAACGTTCTCTCCGAGCTGCAGCAGTACATGAGGCAGGGCAAGGAGAAGATACAGCAGCTGATCGATAATGAGAGCCCCGCCGGCGACGAGATGGACCTTTTCAAAATCGACGCTTATTCCGGCGAGATCAATAACTACATGGAGGCGGCACTGAAAGGCGAGCGCCTCGCCCTGGCGGCGCTCAAGGCGCGACTGGGACTGAACGGCACGTTGGACGTCACCGTTGCCGACACCCAGCTGCTGATGGAATCGCGGACCATCCCCGATCTCACGGGTTCCGTCGAACAGGCACGCCTGCAGCGCCCCGAGTTCAAACAGCTCTCCGAAGGCCTCCGGGCACGGACCGCCCTGGTGGATGCCGCCAAAGCCAA
The window above is part of the Trichlorobacter ammonificans genome. Proteins encoded here:
- a CDS encoding TolC family protein, whose product is MNGRIRPLALALACTACILTAVGTAGAGSPSQATLVLDLNECIRTALQAAPELGEAEADIRLTSSKLKEAQSYRYPQIEVLSLFGPAPSARRSDIEPTVKTDIAFSVKNLTWFTSADLLVTQPLWTFGKISENMKAATHGIEVDKAKKQQKANEVTLEVKKYYYGVLLARELQNVLSELQQYMRQGKEKIQQLIDNESPAGDEMDLFKIDAYSGEINNYMEAALKGERLALAALKARLGLNGTLDVTVADTQLLMESRTIPDLTGSVEQARLQRPEFKQLSEGLRARTALVDAAKANYYPDLFLAGMLSWAYANDRDRIKNPYLSDRFQHTYGGVALGLKWHLDFGITGAKVAAEQAQLNRLESTKAYADTFIPLQIQKAWLEMKEAEKVVESSFIAYRSAKKWGAAALANFDFGIGNPRDIFDAVAVYGKMKAAHYQAIYDYNIAKANLEYAVGSLPPAAAP